One window of Medicago truncatula cultivar Jemalong A17 chromosome 2, MtrunA17r5.0-ANR, whole genome shotgun sequence genomic DNA carries:
- the LOC11407636 gene encoding protein KRI1 homolog has translation MTQNIFDGSDSETEDISNIKIDEEYARRFEHNKRREDLQRYEELKKKGVIGSPSHTEDDESESESSSDDDVNNFNTKSDKEFFDALIKVKKKDPVLKQKDVKLFESDHSSEDESDDEKSKDKEKKSMFLKDVVAKHLIEEGPDFGDEEDETNEIGISNGGKKTYAEEQEELKQAFLKAAEKDGLGDADFLTLKEKTGEDKVESEDEEFEEKLDAYFDDSNENSLFLKNYFKNKMWVDKNAENLNVGEEDLQEISEDEMEIERQEEYEVSFQENPEDRVLGHARKVEGSVRKKTNSRKEQRKSKEEREAIRQKERDEELKHLKNVKMQEIQEKVKKIKKIAGINDDDIIPLSTAELEKEFDPEEYDRMMKKAFDAKYYNEEDVDPEFCSEGEEDMEKPDFEKEDDLLGLPKDWDECGSGGGFLAAREKALKAKIENTSDDDLMEGETEKEDIPEEGSSRKRKRKTALLEKARQIMMDEYYNLDYEDTVGDLKTRFKYTKTKPNRFGLDTPEILLIDDKELNQHISLKKLAPYQEEELKLSKQKRYMLKMRAKEILRAASLGKKKKRSKVDSSKSTKVDSSKLTSNNVVEEEKANTASLDKKRNKKPKADSSKSTSSNSGVVEDEKSNTEESKSRKAKRRENRAKLKLPESRLKAYGKTT, from the coding sequence ATGACTCAGAACATTTTTGATGGCAGTGATTCAGAAACTGAAGATATCTCAAATATCAAGATAGACGAGGAATATGCTCGTAGGTTTGAGCACAACAAGAGGCGAGAGGATCTCCAGCGTTatgaagaattgaaaaagaAGGGGGTTATTGGTTCACCTTCACACACGGAAGATGATGAATCTGAGTCTGAATCTTCTTCTGATGATGATGTGAACAATTTCAATACTAAGAGTGACAAGGAATTCTTTGATGCTTTGATTaaggtgaagaagaaagatcCTGTTCTTAAGCAAAAGGATGTTAAGCTTTTTGAATCAGATCATAGTAGTGAAGATGAAAGTGATGATGAGAAGAGTAAAGATAAGGAGAAAAAGTCGATGTTTTTGAAGGATGTGGTGGCAAAGCATTTGATTGAGGAGGGACCAGATTTtggtgatgaagaggatgaAACAAATGAGATAGGTATATCTAATGGTGGTAAGAAGACTTATGCTGAAGAGCAAGAGGAGTTGAAACAGGCTTTTCTGAAAGCAGCAGAAAAGGATGGCTTGGGAGATGCGGATTTTCTCACCTTAAAGGAAAAGACAGGTGAAGACAAAGTAGAGAGTGAAGATGAGGAATTTGAGGAGAAACTGGATGCATATTTTGATGATTCAAACGAAAATTCTTTATTTCTAAAAAACTATTTCAAGAACAAAATGTGGGTAGACAAGAATGCGGAGAATTTGAATGTTGGAGAGGAGGATTTGCAAGAGATTTCAGAAGATGAGATGGAAATTGAGAGGCAGGAAGAGTACGAAGTTAGTTTTCAGGAAAATCCAGAGGATAGAGTGCTGGGTCATGCTCGTAAGGTGGAGGGTTCGGTGAGGAAAAAGACAAACTCAAGGAAAGAGCAGAGAAAGAGCAAAGAGGAGAGAGAGGCAATACGACAAAAGGAAAGGGATGAGGAGTTGAAACATTTAAAGAATGTGAAAATGCAAGAGATACAAGAGAAggttaaaaagataaagaagaTTGCAGGGATCAACGATGATGATATTATCCCTTTGTCTACTGCAGAATTAGAAAAAGAGTTTGACCCAGAGGAATATGACAGAATGATGAAGAAAGCATTTGATGCGAAGTATTATAACGAAGAGGATGTTGACCCTGAATTTTGTAGTGAGGGTGAAGAAGACATGGAGAAGCCagattttgaaaaagaggaTGATTTACTCGGGCTTCCTAAAGATTGGGATGAATGTGGATCTGGTGGTGGGTTTTTGGCTGCAAGAGAAAAAGCATTGAAAGCAAAGATTGAAAATACTAGCGATGATGATCTCATGGAAGGAGAAACTGAAAAAGAGGACATTCCCGAGGAAGGTAGTAGTCGGAAGAGGAAGCGTAAAACTGCACTTTTGGAGAAAGCAAGACAAATAATGATGGATGAGTATTATAATTTAGATTATGAGGACACAGTTGGGGATCTGAAGACAAGATTCAAGTATACCAAAACAAAACCTAACAGATTTGGCCTGGATACTCCAGAGATACTATTGATCGATGATAAGGAACTGAATCAACATATTTCCTTGAAAAAACTTGCTCCTTACCAAGAAGAGGAATTGAAGCTTAGCAAACAAAAAAGATACATGCTGAAGATGAGGGCTAAGGAGATCCTTCGTGCAGCAAGTTTGGGTAAGAAGAAAAAGAGGTCAAAGGTTGATTCTAGCAAATCAACTAAGGTTGATTCTAGCAAGTTAACTTCAAACAATGTTGTGGAGGAAGAAAAAGCAAACACAGCAAGTTTGGATAAGAAGAGAAATAAGAAGCCCAAGGCTGATTCTAGCAAGTCAACCTCATCAAACAGTGGTGTTGTGGAGGACGAAAAATCTAACACAGAAGAATCAAAATCAAggaaagccaagagaagggaaaACAGGGCTAAATTAAAGTTGCCAGAGTCGAGACTTAAAGCATATGGAAAGACAACCTGA